The following are encoded in a window of Lagenorhynchus albirostris chromosome 3, mLagAlb1.1, whole genome shotgun sequence genomic DNA:
- the LOC132517870 gene encoding riboflavin kinase-like, translating into MTATPNAASESPGTFCLVSGVRVSPRRVVRAARPVVRPCARPPTRPAELLPVSPGWPGGPGTASMAALPDARTGPQPATRTDGVMRHLPYFCRGQVVRFGRGPKHLGIPTANFPEQVVDNLPADASTGVYHGWASDGSVDVHKMVVSIGWNPYYKNTKKSMEAHIMHTFKEDFHGEILATSDQKRTDSLESLISAIQGDTEEAKKRLDLPEHLKLKEDNFFQVPKSKTMNGH; encoded by the exons ATGACTGCAACTCCCA ACGCAGCCTCTGAGTCGCCCGGCACCTTCTGTTTGGTCAGCGGCGTAAGGGTCTCGCCGAGGCGTGTCGTCCGCGCCGCTCGGCCCGTTGTACGCCCGTGCGCTCGCCCGCCCACCCGGCCCGCGGAGCTCCTGCCCGTGTCCCCCGGCTGGCCCGGGGGTCCGGGCACCGCCTCGATGGCGGCTCTGCCTGACGCGCGGACTGGACCGCAGCCCGCAACCCGAACGGACGGCGTCATGAGGCACCTGCCGTACTTCTGCCGCGGCCAGGTGGTGCGGTTCGGTCGCGGCCCCAAGCACCTGGGCATTCCTACAGCTAACTTTCCTGAACAAGTAGTAGATAATCTTCCGGCTGATGCATCCACTGGCGTATATCATGGTTGGGCCAGTGATGGAAGTGTAGACGTCCATAAGATGGTGGTGAGCATAGGATGGAACCCATACTACAAGAATACAAAAAAGTCCATGGAAGCTCATATCATGCATACTTTCAAAGAGGACTTCCATGGGGAAATTCTTGCTACCTCAGATCAGAAAAGAACTGATTCTTTAGAGTCACTTATTTCAGCAATTCAAGGTGATACTGAGGAAGCTAAGAAACGACTAGATTTACCAGAACATTTGAAACTCAAAGAAgacaatttcttccaggttcctAAAAGCAAAACAATGAACGGCCACTGA